In the Mytilus trossulus isolate FHL-02 chromosome 1, PNRI_Mtr1.1.1.hap1, whole genome shotgun sequence genome, one interval contains:
- the LOC134723634 gene encoding potassium voltage-gated channel subfamily A member 7-like: protein MHVISQTQTHQPRGSIAVPGRDGYLSPDYHHHSPHSPHFLRKHRRNASCDSRRSELIPERSEPDTDHESVCLIEKPEFLETASLTDGHNCKQEECERIIINVSGLKFETQLRTLNRLPNTLLGDKFKREYYWDAKRKEFFFDRHRPSFPAILYFYQSGGRLLRPIEVPTDVFLTELQFFELGATVITAYKESEGFLIEDTGHEIMPKNPLQRKIWELFEYPTSSILAKIFALLSVIFIVVSVVNFCVETLPQYANMGCTNVTQIHPGNVTSRKEVPVFVQPLFIIEATCMSWFIIELIFRVISCPSKVLFIKNFVNWIDIVSIMPFVVSLAMLFITGECEGSSKTGAISVLRVLRVARILKLSKHSEGLQLLGKTLRDSVQELMMFVLFLGIGIVIFSGAIFYAELSQENTHFTSIPGSFWWAVVTMTTVGYGDMYPVGIFGKIIGTLAVLCGLLSIALPVPVIVTNFSNYYRASTGRGGF, encoded by the coding sequence ATGCATGTGATCAGCCAAACCCAAACACATCAGCCAAGGGGTTCAATTGCAGTACCAGGGCGAGACGGGTATCTCTCGCCGGATTACCATCACCATTCGCCACATTCGCCGCATTTTTTGCGAAAACATCGCCGGAATGCTTCATGTGATTCCAGACGGTCCGAACTGATTCCTGAAAGAAGTGAGCCTGATACTGACCACGAATCTGTTTGTTTGATAGAAAAGCCAGAGTTCCTGGAAACTGCAAGCTTAACTGATGGTCATAATTGCAAACAAGAAGAATGCGAAAGGATAATTATCAATGTCAGTGGTCTCAAGTTTGAAACACAACTTCGAACACTCAATAGACTTCCGAACACCCTTCTAGGAGATAAATTTAAAAGAGAATATTACTGGGATGCTAAGCGGAAGGAATTTTTCTTTGATCGACATCGACCAAGTTTCCCcgctattttgtatttttatcaaagtGGTGGAAGGCTTTTAAGACCTATTGAAGTTCCAACTGATGTTTTTCTTACCGAGTTGCAGTTTTTCGAACTTGGGGCCACTGTTATAACTGCTTATAAGGAATCTGAAGGTTTTTTAATTGAAGATACTGGACACGAAATAATGCCAAAAAATCCTCTTCAAAGAAAGATCTGGGAGCTTTTTGAATACCCAACGAGCTCAATACTTGCTAAAATTTTTGCATTGTTATCCGTCATTTTTATAGTTGTTTCtgttgtcaatttttgtgtGGAAACTTTACCTCAGTATGCAAATATGGGATGTACAAATGTTACACAGATTCATCCTGGAAATGTAACCTCTCGTAAAGAAGTTCCTGTCTTTGTGCAGCCCCTTTTTATCATAGAAGCAACATGCATGTCGTGGTTCATTATAGAGTTAATATTTAGAGTCATCAGTTGTCCTTCTAAagtactttttataaaaaatttcgTCAACTGGATTGATATAGTTTCAATCATGCCGTTTGTTGTATCGTTAGCCATGCTGTTTATAACTGGAGAATGCGAGGGATCGTCGAAAACTGGTGCTATATCGGTTCTTAGGGTTCTGAGAGTTGCAAGGATACTAAAATTGAGCAAGCATTCTGAAGGACTCCAACTTCTAGGTAAAACTTTAAGAGACAGTGTACAAGAACTTATGATGTTCGTTCTTTTCCTTGGAATAGgaattgttatattttcagGTGCTATTTTCTATGCAGAACTATCTCAAGAAAACACGCACTTTACTAGCATTCCCGGGTCGTTTTGGTGGGCAGTTGTAACCATGACAACTGTCGGGTACGGAGATATGTATCCGGTTGGCATATTTGGAAAGATTATTGGCACTTTGGCAGTTTTGTGTGGATTGCTGTCAATTGCATTACCAGTACCTGTAATCGTTACAAATTTTAGTAACTATTACCGAGCATCTACGGGTAGAGGTGgcttttga